The Castanea sativa cultivar Marrone di Chiusa Pesio chromosome 11, ASM4071231v1 genome contains a region encoding:
- the LOC142617989 gene encoding serine carboxypeptidase-like 40, with amino-acid sequence MESKPFCLILLSLLILSCCVSQTHEKMQGQTLDFLLNSTLKKSSGFDMSFFEAIDNVNETSVHPQEGLKEKDRIERLPGQTQVNFSQYGGYVTVDKSAGRALYYYFVEAQHSKDSLPLLLWLNGGPGCSSLAYGAMQELGPFRVHSDGKTLYDNKFSWNNVANVLFLESPAGVGFSYSNTTLDYSMSGDRRTAGDSYVFLLNWLRRFPEYKNRDFYVAGESYAGHYVPQLAHTILFHNKKANKTIINLKGIIIGNALINDETDTQGMLDYLETHAIVSDRDMYQIKKYCNFSTNASTQSHECIAASEAASKDIFYINIYNIYAPLCSSSNLTAQPKKTSIFKFDPCSDYYVRAYMNRPDVQEALHANVTRLTHDWEPCSNVIRKWVDSPSTIIPHLQELMANGLRVWIFSGDIDGRIPVTSTKYSINKMKLPVKTTWHPWFLTKDQVGGYTQVYEGDLTFATVREAGHQVPSYQPARAFSLIEHFLEGKPLPDMSRHN; translated from the exons ATGGAAAGTAAAcctttttgtttgattcttctATCCTTGCTCATTCTTTCATGCTGTGTGTCTCAAACTCATGAAAAAATGCAAGGACAAACTCTAGACTTTCTTCTCAATTCCACATTGAAGAAAAGTTCTGGCTTCGACATGAGTTTTTTTGAGGCAATCGACAATGTCAATGAAACTAGTGTTCATCCTCAGGAGGGGTTGAAGGAGAAAGATAGGATTGAGAGATTGCCTGGACAAACTCAAGTGAATTTCTCTCAATATGGTGGCTATGTCACGGTAGATAAATCAGCTGGTCGtgcactttattattattttgttgaagcTCAACATTCTAAGGATTCAttgcctcttcttctttggcttAATGGAG GTCCTGGTTGTTCATCTCTTGCTTATGGAGCAATGCAAGAGCTCGGACCATTTCGTGTGCACAGTGATGGCAAAACACTTTATGACAAcaaattttcatggaataaTG TCGCAAATGTTTTGTTCCTTGAATCTCCTGCCGGGGTAGGATTTTCATATTCCAACACAACATTGGATTATAGTATGAGTGGGGATAGAAGAACTGCAGGAGATAGTTATGTGTTTTTGTTGAATTGGCTTAGAAGATTTCCTGAGTACAAGAATCGTGATTTTTATGTTGCTGGAGAAAGCTATGCTGGGCATTATGTTCCTCAACTTGCTCATACCATTCTCTTCCATAATAAGAAAGCTAACAAGACCATTATCAACCTCAAAGGAatcatt ATTGGAAATGCATTGATCAACGATGAAACAGATACGCAAGGAATGCTTGATTACCTTGAGACCCATGCAATCGTTTCAGACCGAGACAtgtatcaaataaaaaaatattgcaacTTCTCAACCAATGCCTCCACTCAGTCTCATGAGTGCATTGCAGCCAGTGAAGCAGCGTCGAAGGATATTTTCTACATAAATATCTATAACATTTATGCTCCCTTGTGCTCCTCTTCCAATCTCACAGCTCAGCCCAAGAAAACATCT ATATTTAAATTTGATCCATGCAGCGACTACTATGTACGTGCTTATATGAATAGGCCTGATGTTCAAGAAGCCCTACATGCCAATGTTACTAGACTCACACATGACTGGGAACCATGTAGTAATGTCATACGCAAATGGGTTGATAGTCCATCAACCATCATTCCCCATTTGCAGGAGCTCATGGCCAATGGCCTCCGAGTGTGGATTTTCag TGGTGATATTGATGGAAGGATTCCTGTTACTTCAACAAAATACTCTATAAACAAAATGAAGCTTCCTGTGAAGACTACGTGGCATCCTTGGTTCCTCACTAAAGATCAG GTTGGTGGCTATACACAAGTGTATGAGGGAGACCTGACATTTGCGACAGTAAGAGAAGCAGGACATCAAGTGCCGAGCTACCAGCCCGCGAGAGCATTTTCTTTGATCGAACACTTCCTTGAAGGCAAACCACTTCCTGATATGAGTAGAcataattaa